A DNA window from Malus domestica chromosome 12, GDT2T_hap1 contains the following coding sequences:
- the LOC103423512 gene encoding uncharacterized protein, which yields MDRIVFLAVFFIVFVVADVSDAAAALSKHRILIGEPQNDNTTVPGKEGSPVPSPLLPPTVSSSGGNGSDTKPVDDPSKEKVESSQPAKTPKPKVDQGPKVGLNNDTKKGEGKDVETEKKHPEPAKTSNDDPKPDTDKVKYNPKEDTDKVLKDNPKEKEKDNPKEKEKEKEKDNPKEKEKDNPKEKEKEKDNPREKEKEKQESCAGVTKIKTCAVKDVAVACIKNFSSGSKEVAILVQNVGNSTLNATLSANGASKVLEILKHLNRKVNISIDPGKSTNITLNTGTGECKLHIDPPPPAFPSLKTIATPINGAYFLIVAVLTFGGTWACCLIRKGKERTGGGVPYQELEMGLPESVPATAVETAEGWDEGWDDDWDGENAVKTPGDRLGSISVNGLTSRAANKDGWND from the exons ATGGATAGAATCGTTTTTCTGGCGGTGTTTTTCATCGTCTTCGTCGTCGCCGATGTTTCCGATGCTGCTGCTGCGCTCTCCAAGCACAGAATTTTGATTGGTGAGCCTCAAAACGACAATACGACAGTACCA GGCAAGGAGGGTTCTCCGGTGCCTAGTCCGCTGCTGCCTCCTACGGTGTCAAGTTCTGGTGGAAATGGGTCGGATACTAAGCCGGTTGATGACCCGAGTAAGGAGAAAGTGGAGTCTTCGCAACCCGCGAAGACTCCGAAACCGAAAGTGGATCAGGGCCCCAAGGTGGGTTTGAATAATGATACTAAAAAGGGTGAAGGGAAGGATGTGGAAACAGAAAAGAAGCATCCAGAGCCTGCCAAGACATCGAATGATGATCCGAAGCCGGATACCGACAAGGTCAAATATAATCCAAAGGAGGACACTGACAAGGTGTTGAAAGATAATcctaaggagaaggagaaggataatccaaaggagaaggagaaggagaaggagaaggataatccaaaggagaaggagaaggataatccgaaggagaaggagaaggagaaggataaTCCaagggagaaggagaaggagaagcagGAGAGCTGCGCTGGGGTAACCAAAATCAAAACATGTGCGGTCAAGGATGTGGCAGTTGCTTGCATTAAGAACTTCAGTAGTG GGTCCAAAGAAGTGGCCATTCTGGTTCAAAACGTAGGAAACAGCACTTTGAACGCAACCCTTTCTGCAAATGGTGCCAGCAAGGTCCTAGAGATTCTGAAACACCTAAATAGAAAG GTCAATATATCAATTGATCCGGGTAAAAGCACCAATATAACATTAAATACTGGAACCGGAGAATGTAAGCTTCATATAGATCCTCCCCCTCCGGCGTTTCCTTCTCTCAAGACCATAGCGACCCCAATCAATGGTGCCTACTTCTTGATTGTTGCAGTGCTAACTTTTGGAGGAACGTGGGCTTGCTGCTTGATCAGGAAGGGGAAAGAGCGTACTGGAGGTGGAGTTCCATATCAGGAACTTGAAATGGGATTGCCGGAATCTGTTCCAGCAACCGCCGTGGAAACGGCTGAAGGTTGGGATGAAGGTTGGGATGATGACTGGGATGGAGAAAATGCGGTGAAAACACCTGGGGATCGTCTGGGAAGCATCTCTGTGAATGGCCTTACATCGAGGGCTGCAAACAAAGATGGGTGGAATGATTAG
- the LOC103423634 gene encoding leucine-rich repeat receptor-like protein kinase PXC2, which translates to MAFELCFLLLLAPLLVLALDPAFNDDVLGLIVFKAGLSDPEAKLASWSEDDGSPCNWAGVKCDPTTGRVAEVVLDGFSLSGHIGRGLLRLQNLKKLSLSDNNFTGFINPDLPHLGSLQVIDLSRNSLSGSIPEEFFKQCGSLGVVSFAGNNLTGRIPESLSLCQTLVEVNFSSNWLSGKLPPGIWYLRMLQSIDLSDNLLEGEVPKGMENLYDLRVINLGKNRFSGQLPGNIGSCLKLKLLDFSGNLFSGRIPDSIRSLDSCTSLSLQGNFLAGQVPNWLGDLKNLVMLDVSGNNLSGEIPSSLGNLEVLEKLNLSRNGFTGSLPDALANCINLLAIDVSHNLLAGKLPLWIFKLGLRSVLLSGNRLGGSDEYSSLASMAASNGGLQVLDLSSNAFSDVLPSDIGVLSSLQFLNMSGNHLLGWIPASIGELRAAYVLDLSDNWLNGSIPDEIGGAVSLKELRLQKNFLTGKVPAEIVKCSSLTNLILSQNNLTGPIPTAIANLTNLEYVDLSLNKFSGGIPKELTNLSHLLYFNVSHNHLEGELPLGGFFNTIPPSSVLGNPSLCGSAVSRACPSVHPKPIVLNPNSSNPVGGSSSPTHGHKIVFSISALIAIGAAVFIAIGVIAVTILNMHAQSSLSRSAAPLELSGGEDYSCSPTNDPNYGKLVMFSGDADFAAGRQALLNKDCELGRGGFGVVYKTALCDGRSVAIKMLSVSGLIKSQEDFEREVKGLGKIRHRNLVALEGYYWTPSLQLIIYEYIPCGSLFKNLHDGPGKTCLTWRQRFHIILGMAKGLAHLHQMNIIHYNLKSTNVLIDNNGEPKVGDIGLARLLPTLDRCILSSKIQSALGYMAPEFACQTVKITEKCDVYGFGILVLEVVTGKRPVEYVEDDVIVLSDMVRGALGEGRVEECLDKNLLGNFPAEEAIPVIKLGLICASQVPSNRPDMGEVINILELIQCPSEGQEELE; encoded by the exons ATGGCGTTCGAGCTctgttttctccttcttcttgctCCTCTTCTGGTACTCGCCTTAGACCCCGCCTTTAATGACGACGTTTTGGGGCTGATCGTCTTCAAGGCCGGGCTTTCTGACCCGGAAGCGAAGCTTGCTTCGTGGAGCGAGGACGACGGCAGTCCCTGCAACTGGGCAGGCGTCAAATGCGACCCGACAACCGGCAGAGTCGCCGAGGTTGTTCTCGACGGCTTTTCGCTGTCCGGGCACATCGGCCGCGGCCTTCTGCGGCTGCAGAACCTTAAAAAACTCTCGCTTTCCGACAACAACTTCACTGGGTTCATAAACCCTGATCTCCCACACCTCGGCAGCTTGCAGGTTATCGATTTGAGCCGGAACAGCCTATCTGGGTCGATCCCGGAGGAGTTCTTCAAGCAATGTGGATCCCTTGGGGTGGTTTCTTTCGCCGGAAACAACCTCACGGGGCGGATTCCGGAGTCCCTGAGCTTGTGCCAGACCTTGGTGGAGGTGAACTTTTCATCGAATTGGCTGTCTGGGAAATTGCCTCCTGGGATTTGGTACTTGAGAATGCTTCAATCAATCGACTTGTCGGATAACTTGCTGGAGGGGGAAGTTCCTAAAGGTATGGAGAATTTGTATGATTTGAGAGTGATCAACTTGGGGAAAAACCGGTTTTCAGGACAGCTTCCAGGGAACATTGGAAGCTGTTTGAAGCTGAAGTTGCTTGATTTTAGTGGTAATTTGTTTTCTGGGAGAATCCCGGATTCAATTCGGAGTCTCGATTCATGTACATCTCTGAGTTTACAGGGGAATTTTCTTGCGGGGCAAGTTCCGAATTGGCTTGGTGATTTGAAAAACCTTGTGATGTTAGATGTGTCTGGAAATAATTTATCTGGTGAAATTCCAAGTTCGTTAGGAAATCTAGAGGTGCTCGAAAAGTTGAATTTGTCTAGGAATGGATTTACTGGAAGCTTGCCTGATGCATTGGCAAACTGCATCAATCTGTTAGCTATAGATGTTAGCCATAATCTGTTGGCAGGTAAGCTTCCTTTGTGGATTTTTAAGCTCGGTCTGCGCAGTGTTTTGCTTTCTGGCAACCGATTAGGTGGAAGTGACGAGTACAGTTCACTGGCGTCAATGGCAGCGTCGAATGGAGGCCTGCAGGTCTTGGATTTGTCTTCGAACGCATTTTCTGATGTGCTTCCATCGGACATTGGTGTTCTTAGTAGCTTGCAGTTCTTGAATATGTCCGGGAACCATCTGTTGGGTTGGATTCCGGCAAGTATAGGTGAGTTAAGGGCGGCTTATGTTCTCGACTTGAGTGACAATTGGCTAAATGGAAGCATTCCTGATGAAATCGGAGGGGCAGTCTCTCTCAAGGAACTAAGGCTGCAGAAGAACTTTCTAACCGGGAAAGTTCCAGCCGAAATTGTGAAGTGCTCATCTCTGACAAATCT GATTTTATCTCAGAACAATCTGACTGGCCCTATTCCTACTGCCATTGCTAACCTTACCAATCTTGAATATGTGGACTTGTCTTTGAACAAATTCTCAGGAGGCATACCGAAAGAGCTGACAAATCTTTCCCATCTCCTCTACTTCAATGTCTCCCACAACCACCTAGAGGGTGAACTACCACTAGGGGGATTCTTCAACACTATCCCACCTTCATCTGTCTTGGGCAATCCATCTCTTTGTGGATCTGCTGTTAGCCGTGCCTGCCCTTCCGTCCACCCCAAACCCATTGTCCTCAACCCTAATTCTTCCAATCCCGTCGGTGGTTCTTCCTCTCCAACTCATGGTCACAAGATCGTATTCAGCATATCAGCCCTCATTGCTATAGGCGCAGCTGTATTTATTGCCATTGGTGTCATAGCTGTAACCATCCTCAACATGCATGCACAGTCTTCATTATCACGTTCTGCTGCTCCTCTTGAGTTATCAGGTGGGGAAGATTATAGTTGTTCCCCGACTAATGATCCAAACTACGGCAAGCTTGTCATGTTTTCTGGTGATGCTGACTTTGCTGCTGGGAGACAAGCCTTGCTCAACAAGGACTGTGAACTTGGTCGTGGTGGGTTTGGAGTAGTTTACAAAACAGCCCTTTGTGATGGGCGTTCTGTTGCGATAAAAATGCTATCAGTCTCAGGTTTGATCAAGTCCCAAGAAGATTTCGAGAGGGAAGTTAAGGGACTTGGAAAGATCAGGCACCGTAATCTTGTGGCACTTGAAGGGTATTACTGGACTCCGTCCTTGCAGCTCATCATTTATGAGTACATACCATGCGGGAGTCTATTTAAGAATCTGCATGACGGACCTGGCAAAACCTGTCTCACTTGGCGGCAGAGGTTCCACATAATTCTCGGGATGGCAAAGGGCTTGGCTCATCTGCACCAAATGAACATAATCCACTACAATTTGAAATCAACTAATGTTTTGATAGACAACAATGGTGAGCCTAAGGTGGGAGACATTGGCCTGGCAAGGCTGTTGCCAACACTAGACCGGTGCATCTTAAGCAGCAAAATCCAAAGCGCGCTTGGATACATGGCGCCCGAGTTTGCATGTCAAACGGTTAAGATTACTGAGAAATGTGATGTCTATGGCTTCGGGATCTTGGTTTTGGAGGTGGTTACTGGAAAGAGGCCTGTCGAATATGTGGAGGATGATGTGATAGTACTCTCTGATATGGTGAGGGGAGCGCTGGGGGAAGGCCGGGTGGAGGAATGTCTGGACAAAAACCTCCTTGGCAACTTTCCAGCAGAGGAGGCAATTCCGGTGATCAAGCTGGGTTTGATATGCGCGTCTCAAGTGCCATCAAATCGCCCAGACATGGGTGAAGTGATCAACATTTTAGAACTCATCCAATGCCCTTCAGAAGGCCAGGAGGAATTAGAATAA
- the LOC103450754 gene encoding protein FATTY ACID EXPORT 3, chloroplastic isoform X2, with translation MSVTLQSFSLLNPNPSSCGLKKSPSSSSSLRFGQLIAARGHGASPIALPKGLSGASLSLHRRSLWTRPIVAAAASQEESHSDIEVENEKNNAKSESEESEEAWQQTLASFKEQALKMQSISQEAYEQYSKKALVIMKETSELLKIQADKARDDLSEIAKEISEEGKEYISKAAKNSPEPVKEIVETYNSSADDLSDVSQVRDFHVGIPYGLLLSVGGFLSFMVTGSTSAIRFGVILGATLLFLSVSSLRSYKGGESSPLVLKGQTAISSIIFLRELRFLAQRSSFPNFLTTLVSGAVVAFYFYRIVQNRKHQKGSNFEKET, from the exons ATGAGTGTGACATTGCAGTCCTTCTCGCtcttaaaccctaaccctagcagCTGTGGATTGAAGAAGTCaccttcttcgtcttcttctctGCGGTTCGGACAATTGATTGCTGCTCGCGGTCATGGAGCCTCGCCTATTGCCCTCCCGAAAGGGCTTTCCGGCGCTTCTCTCTCCCTGCATCGGCGGAGCTTGTGGACTCGGCCGATTGTCGCCGCCGCTGCTTCTCAGGAGGAATCT CATTCAGACATTGAGGTGGAGAATGAAAAGAACAATGCTAAATCGGAATCTGAAGAATCAGAAGAAGCTTGGCAACAGACTCTGGCTTCTTTCAAAGAACAAGCCTTGAAGATGCAAAGCATCTCGCAGGAAGCATATGAGCAATACTCAAAGAAAGCATTGGTTATTATGAAAGAAACTTCGGAGCTGTTAAAAATACAGGCTGATAAGGCAAGGGATGACTTGAGTGAGATAGCAAAAGAAATCAGTGAAGAAGGTAAAGAATATATCTCCAAAGCTGCAAAGAATTCCCCTGAGCCAGTGAAGGAAATTGTTGAAACATATAATTCATCAGCTGATGATCTCAGTGATGTTTCACAAGTCCGCGACTTTCATGTTGGGATACCTTATG GTCTTTTGCTTTCTGTTGGTGGATTCCTGTCCTTCATGGTAACGGGAAGCACTTCTGCAATTAGGTTCGGGGTTATACTTGGTGCCACTCTTTTGTTTCTAAGTGTTTCAAGTTTAAGATCATACAAAGGAGGAGAATCATCTCCTTTGGTCTTGAAAGGGCAGACAG CTATATCCAGTATAATTTTTCTGAGGGAGCTACGCTTTCTGGCTCAG AGATCATCGTTTCCGAATTTTTTAACAACCCTTGTCAG TGGTGCAGTTGTAGCTTTCTACTTCTATAGGATTGTACAGAATCGCAAACATCAAAAGGGTTCCAACTTTGAGAAGGAGACGTAG
- the LOC103450754 gene encoding protein FATTY ACID EXPORT 3, chloroplastic isoform X1, whose product MSVTLQSFSLLNPNPSSCGLKKSPSSSSSLRFGQLIAARGHGASPIALPKGLSGASLSLHRRSLWTRPIVAAAASQEESQHSDIEVENEKNNAKSESEESEEAWQQTLASFKEQALKMQSISQEAYEQYSKKALVIMKETSELLKIQADKARDDLSEIAKEISEEGKEYISKAAKNSPEPVKEIVETYNSSADDLSDVSQVRDFHVGIPYGLLLSVGGFLSFMVTGSTSAIRFGVILGATLLFLSVSSLRSYKGGESSPLVLKGQTAISSIIFLRELRFLAQRSSFPNFLTTLVSGAVVAFYFYRIVQNRKHQKGSNFEKET is encoded by the exons ATGAGTGTGACATTGCAGTCCTTCTCGCtcttaaaccctaaccctagcagCTGTGGATTGAAGAAGTCaccttcttcgtcttcttctctGCGGTTCGGACAATTGATTGCTGCTCGCGGTCATGGAGCCTCGCCTATTGCCCTCCCGAAAGGGCTTTCCGGCGCTTCTCTCTCCCTGCATCGGCGGAGCTTGTGGACTCGGCCGATTGTCGCCGCCGCTGCTTCTCAGGAGGAATCT CAGCATTCAGACATTGAGGTGGAGAATGAAAAGAACAATGCTAAATCGGAATCTGAAGAATCAGAAGAAGCTTGGCAACAGACTCTGGCTTCTTTCAAAGAACAAGCCTTGAAGATGCAAAGCATCTCGCAGGAAGCATATGAGCAATACTCAAAGAAAGCATTGGTTATTATGAAAGAAACTTCGGAGCTGTTAAAAATACAGGCTGATAAGGCAAGGGATGACTTGAGTGAGATAGCAAAAGAAATCAGTGAAGAAGGTAAAGAATATATCTCCAAAGCTGCAAAGAATTCCCCTGAGCCAGTGAAGGAAATTGTTGAAACATATAATTCATCAGCTGATGATCTCAGTGATGTTTCACAAGTCCGCGACTTTCATGTTGGGATACCTTATG GTCTTTTGCTTTCTGTTGGTGGATTCCTGTCCTTCATGGTAACGGGAAGCACTTCTGCAATTAGGTTCGGGGTTATACTTGGTGCCACTCTTTTGTTTCTAAGTGTTTCAAGTTTAAGATCATACAAAGGAGGAGAATCATCTCCTTTGGTCTTGAAAGGGCAGACAG CTATATCCAGTATAATTTTTCTGAGGGAGCTACGCTTTCTGGCTCAG AGATCATCGTTTCCGAATTTTTTAACAACCCTTGTCAG TGGTGCAGTTGTAGCTTTCTACTTCTATAGGATTGTACAGAATCGCAAACATCAAAAGGGTTCCAACTTTGAGAAGGAGACGTAG